A region of Nostoc sp. 'Peltigera membranacea cyanobiont' N6 DNA encodes the following proteins:
- a CDS encoding phage major capsid protein: protein MAVIASSVNSLQLLVDEEVASLQYNAYPVLNRIQKKVAGQKVIKWNSNVGGATVTGEATTADVATFSEDSVIGASLAIGTNRLRHSFQVQKEDIEEAKNAGRGALRDLLGYEVQSGIRAILEKLSGVIYSGTGIAADGGVVGLSVAVAAGIYANIDPTTYAAWTPYLNTNSTNRSLTQALLLSVETGILTKAGNYTAIYTSPVIVEAYKKLFSASIINPQLNNNIADLGFSGVTYAGRPIIADPYCTANAMYFVNEPEVTLYSYGQSNTQNNNGMQFAIESLPSSNPDALKYAIYVKPQLQVKTRNKGIAGLLAIQ from the coding sequence ATGGCAGTTATTGCTAGTTCAGTTAATAGTTTGCAACTTTTGGTTGATGAAGAAGTTGCAAGTCTTCAGTACAATGCTTATCCTGTATTGAATCGTATTCAAAAGAAAGTTGCTGGTCAAAAAGTTATCAAGTGGAATTCTAACGTTGGTGGAGCTACTGTAACAGGTGAAGCTACGACTGCTGATGTAGCTACATTCTCTGAAGATTCAGTTATTGGTGCTTCCTTAGCTATTGGTACCAACCGCTTACGTCATTCTTTTCAAGTACAAAAAGAAGATATTGAAGAAGCTAAAAATGCAGGTCGGGGTGCTTTACGTGACTTACTTGGTTATGAAGTACAGTCTGGTATCCGTGCTATTTTAGAAAAATTGAGTGGAGTTATCTACTCAGGTACAGGTATAGCTGCTGATGGTGGAGTAGTAGGTTTGAGTGTTGCTGTAGCGGCTGGTATTTATGCAAATATTGATCCAACTACCTACGCTGCTTGGACACCTTATTTGAATACCAATAGTACTAACCGTTCACTAACTCAAGCTTTACTTCTGTCAGTAGAAACTGGAATTCTTACCAAAGCTGGTAACTATACCGCTATCTACACCAGCCCAGTAATTGTTGAAGCTTACAAGAAATTGTTCTCTGCTTCTATTATCAATCCTCAGCTAAACAACAACATTGCTGACCTTGGTTTCTCTGGTGTTACATACGCTGGTCGTCCTATCATTGCTGACCCCTACTGCACAGCTAATGCAATGTACTTTGTGAATGAACCAGAAGTTACTTTGTACTCCTATGGTCAAAGCAATACTCAAAATAACAATGGTATGCAGTTTGCTATTGAGTCTCTACCTAGCTCTAACCCAGATGCATTGAAATATGCTATCTACGTTAAGCCCCAACTGCAAGTTAAGACACGTAACAAAGGTATTGCTGGTCTATTGGCAATTCAGTAA
- a CDS encoding HK97 gp10 family phage protein produces MFNYTIKASGPLFEGKVTTKKIIEAALKETADFAKNTVKNVTPVKSGALKSGWLTTVNRKSVTLSNSVIYAPYVEKKVQMVNRSLPVINENLQQNIAKGINKLK; encoded by the coding sequence ATGTTTAATTACACTATTAAGGCTTCTGGTCCACTATTTGAAGGTAAAGTCACTACTAAGAAGATAATAGAGGCTGCTTTAAAAGAGACAGCAGACTTTGCAAAGAATACAGTTAAGAATGTTACTCCTGTAAAATCAGGGGCACTAAAATCAGGTTGGCTTACAACTGTAAACAGGAAATCAGTAACATTATCAAACTCTGTAATTTATGCACCTTATGTTGAAAAGAAAGTGCAAATGGTAAATAGGTCACTACCTGTTATTAATGAGAACTTACAACAGAATATAGCTAAAGGAATCAATAAACTCAAATGA
- a CDS encoding phage tail sheath subtilisin-like domain-containing protein, with protein sequence MVSLFTNFQSPGVRIVETTQGYRALEIASFETHYIIGSSATGAYLYPTQVSSLVDFTNQFGASPSEATMRLLFRNDKRAIVFFIRTPIAVGRTVTVSTAVAGTYTVTIAGTAVNYVATGTPTKPDVVSGLIAAINSSAVASSVTAGAGLTTDALIIRNDSPIAASPTLTVGTNLALTVTTPTTPSSIDYIYAIENSFDAEDAYTQGFIFAPEAFQLLSLQSDRQAVGLALEAQASDPAFDWVALIDPGVGLTPAQAQTEALLYNSPQGHSAFFYPHLVDLESTIVPPSAAVAGLHTRRFREEGLQQPGAGAKFPVLGVLDVVTQVNSQQQEILNPIGVNVIRNLRNKGIVVWGMRTRSTSEFYTFLPTRVIMNVLNGTLRSGFDNDLFSSIDGFGLLLNAISQTAFSVCNRLWRGRLLFGATEAAAFEVICNFTNNTKEELERGNVILEVYAVPAPALEKLLVNTIRVSIGTLPLNQAQTVATQLPAA encoded by the coding sequence ATGGTATCTTTATTTACCAACTTTCAAAGCCCTGGAGTACGTATAGTAGAGACTACTCAAGGTTATAGAGCGCTTGAGATTGCTTCATTTGAGACGCATTATATTATTGGTTCCTCAGCAACTGGAGCTTACCTTTACCCAACTCAAGTAAGTAGCTTAGTAGATTTCACAAATCAATTTGGTGCATCTCCTAGTGAAGCTACAATGCGCCTTCTGTTCAGAAATGATAAACGAGCAATTGTATTCTTTATCCGCACTCCTATAGCTGTTGGACGTACAGTAACAGTATCCACAGCAGTAGCTGGTACATATACAGTAACAATTGCAGGTACAGCAGTAAATTATGTAGCTACAGGTACGCCTACAAAACCTGATGTTGTCTCTGGTTTAATTGCTGCTATCAACTCCTCCGCAGTAGCTAGCTCAGTAACTGCAGGTGCAGGTTTGACCACTGATGCTTTGATAATTCGCAATGATAGCCCTATTGCTGCTAGCCCAACTTTGACAGTAGGAACCAATTTAGCATTAACAGTAACCACCCCTACAACGCCTTCTTCAATTGACTACATTTACGCAATTGAAAACAGTTTTGATGCTGAAGATGCTTATACACAAGGATTCATATTTGCTCCTGAAGCATTCCAATTACTAAGTCTACAATCTGACCGTCAAGCAGTTGGTTTAGCTTTAGAAGCACAGGCATCTGACCCAGCATTTGATTGGGTCGCTTTGATTGACCCAGGTGTAGGTTTAACACCAGCTCAAGCTCAAACTGAAGCATTACTTTACAACTCACCTCAAGGGCACTCCGCATTCTTCTATCCCCATCTGGTAGACCTTGAAAGTACTATCGTTCCTCCTTCTGCTGCTGTAGCTGGTCTACACACAAGACGCTTCAGAGAAGAAGGTTTACAACAACCTGGTGCTGGTGCTAAATTCCCAGTTCTAGGGGTGCTTGATGTAGTAACCCAAGTTAATTCTCAACAGCAAGAAATCCTTAACCCAATTGGGGTTAATGTTATCAGAAACCTGAGAAACAAAGGGATTGTAGTTTGGGGTATGAGAACTCGCTCTACTAGTGAATTCTATACCTTCCTTCCTACTAGAGTCATTATGAATGTTCTCAATGGGACACTTAGATCAGGTTTTGATAATGACCTTTTCAGTTCCATTGATGGATTTGGTTTGCTATTAAATGCAATCTCTCAAACAGCTTTCTCAGTCTGTAATAGACTGTGGAGAGGTAGATTACTTTTTGGTGCTACTGAAGCTGCTGCTTTTGAAGTTATTTGTAACTTTACTAATAACACTAAAGAAGAGTTGGAAAGAGGAAATGTAATTCTTGAAGTATATGCAGTTCCTGCACCTGCTTTAGAGAAGCTACTTGTTAATACGATCAGAGTCTCCATTGGTACGTTACCTTTGAATCAAGCTCAGACTGTTGCTACTCAATTACCTGCTGCTTAA